The DNA sequence GAAGAAGATAGCGGCAGCAACTGGAAAACCAAGTCTAAACAAACGAATTTGAGCTTTAAGTTGAGGTTTGTGGAACGTCCCGAAGATGTTGATTTTAGCCAAACGCTTTGATGTTAAAACATAAGCGAACAACAGTGCAAACATCACCCAATAGACGATAGCCGTTGCAACGCCACAGCCAACACCACCAAGAGCAGGGGCTCCAAGTTTCCCGTATACGAACATCCAGTTTAGCGGAATGTTTAATAGCAAGCCGATAAAACCGATCACCATGGCAGGCTTAGTTAAAGACATGCCATCCGTAAAACTTCTCAATGTTTGGAACAGCAAAAACGCAGGCACAGCAAACATCACCGCGTTCATATAGCCGATGGTCTTATCTGCCATGAGTTGCTCAATGTCCATCCATTCCAATATCAGCTGCGTTTGGAACAGCACGCCAATGATAGGTAACGAGATGACGAGTGCCAAAAATGCACCTTGCTGAATCTCAAATGGGATTTTGACTTGGCGGCCTGAACCGTTCAGTTGTGCAACAACAGGAACCAACGCCATCAAAAGACCTACACCAAATAAGATTGATGGTAGCCAGATACTTGCTGCAATCGAAACCGCTGCCATATCGATAGCACTTACACCACCGGCCATCACGGTATCAACAAAACCCATTCCAGTTTGTGCAACAGATGCGATCAATACTGGGGTCGCAAGTTTGATTAGATTCGAGGATTCTTCTTTGTAACGATGCACAAACAACTCCAAATAAGAGGGAAAATTAGAATAATAGTGTAGGAAAGGACATTCTGAAGGAATCAGAGGCAATGATCTTAAGCTTCCACTGGACGAATCATAAAGAAATGTCACAATAACTGCTATGAAAAACTGTTATTAGGGCGTGTTGATCGTTCGAGCTGATTTTTGCAGCGAATTGCTGGGTATTAATACAAGGCAGAGGCTTTGATGTGTAGCTAGCCTACATGAGAAGCCGATAACGTAGTATAAATGACCAGCAAACGCTGCCCGAAGGGTTCGGCTAAAAGCGTTTTACTCTTTGTTGAGGGAGATTTGCTTAGGATGCTAGGCTACTTCCCCCTCGCCGCGATTAAAACGCTTTTATCTCGAACAAAATTTAACCGCGAAAGGTCAACACGCCCTAGAATGCTAAATAGGAATCTTATGTTTACAGGTATCGTTCAAGGCATGGCAACACTGGTTGCAATAAACAAAAAAGAGCTGTTTCAGACTCATACCATTGAGTTAACAGATGAAATGGTTGAGGGATTAGCAATTGGTGCCTCAGTAGCTCATAACGGTTGTTGCTTAACGGTAACGGAAATTTCGGGCAATCAGATTGCTTTTGATTTAATGCAAGCCACATTGCGATTGACGAACTTGGGCCAACTGAATGTTGGTGACAAAGTGAATGTTGAGCGTGCAGCAAAGTTTGGTGACGAAATTGGCGGACATAGTATGTCTGGCCACATTACTCTGATGGCTAACCTCGTTGATGTGATTAAGACAGAAAATAACTGTACGCTTTGGTTTGAGCTGCCGCAAGAATCAATGAAGTATGTGTTGAGCAAGGGCTACATCGGCGTTGATGGTTGTTCATTGACAATCGGTGAAGTGGAAGATAACCGCTTCTCTGTTCACCTGATCCCAGAAACGCTGAATCGCACTCTGTTTGGCGGCCGTGAAGTAGGCGACCAAGTAAACATTGAGTTTGATCCTCAAACACAAGCGATTGTTGATACTGTTGAACGCGTACTAGCA is a window from the Vibrio splendidus genome containing:
- a CDS encoding MATE family efflux transporter — encoded protein: MHRYKEESSNLIKLATPVLIASVAQTGMGFVDTVMAGGVSAIDMAAVSIAASIWLPSILFGVGLLMALVPVVAQLNGSGRQVKIPFEIQQGAFLALVISLPIIGVLFQTQLILEWMDIEQLMADKTIGYMNAVMFAVPAFLLFQTLRSFTDGMSLTKPAMVIGFIGLLLNIPLNWMFVYGKLGAPALGGVGCGVATAIVYWVMFALLFAYVLTSKRLAKINIFGTFHKPQLKAQIRLFRLGFPVAAAIFFEVTLFAVVSLLVAPLGSLVVAAHQVAINFSSLVFMIPMSIGAAVSIRVGHKLGENNTEGAKIATHVGIIVGLVTAFMTAALTVLFREQVSLLYTENTAVVTVAMQLLLFAAVYQCTDAIQVIAAGALRGYKDMRSIFNITFVAYWLLGLPIGYILGMKDWIVEPMGAHGFWIGFIVGLTSAAIMLGMRLHWMHKQDDDVQLEFSSR
- a CDS encoding riboflavin synthase subunit alpha — protein: MFTGIVQGMATLVAINKKELFQTHTIELTDEMVEGLAIGASVAHNGCCLTVTEISGNQIAFDLMQATLRLTNLGQLNVGDKVNVERAAKFGDEIGGHSMSGHITLMANLVDVIKTENNCTLWFELPQESMKYVLSKGYIGVDGCSLTIGEVEDNRFSVHLIPETLNRTLFGGREVGDQVNIEFDPQTQAIVDTVERVLAKQK